A stretch of the Malus sylvestris chromosome 10, drMalSylv7.2, whole genome shotgun sequence genome encodes the following:
- the LOC126585412 gene encoding serine/threonine-protein kinase TOR-like: MAASGQSLRFCGPGSAGPSGGSFDALNRILADLCTRGSPKDGASLALKKHLEEEARDLSGEAFSRFMDQLYDRISSLLESSDVAENLGALRAIDELIDVALGENSSKVSKFANYIRTVFEVKRDPDILVLASRVLGHLARAGGAMTADEVERQIKIALDWLRGDRVEYRRFAAVLILKEMAENASTVFNVHVPEFVDAIWVALRDPVLPIRERAVEALRACLGVIEKRETRWRVQWYYRMFEATQDGLGRNASIHSIHGSLLAVGELLRNTGEFMMSRYREVAEIVLRYLEHRDRLVRLSITSLLPRIAHFLRDRFVTNYLTICMNHILAVLRIPAERSSGFIALGEMAGALDGELVHYLPTITSHLRDAIAPRRGRPSLEALVCVGNIAKAMGPAMEPHVLGLLDVMFSAGLSPTLVEALEQITTSITSLLPTIQDRLLDCISAVLSKSYQSQGRSAVGMGRGNLMNVPQPASDLSGSALVQLALQTLARFNFKGHDLLEFARESVVVYLDDDDGAIRKDAALCCCRLVANSFSGMQYASGRANRGKRRRLIEEIVEKLLSEAVADADVIVRHSIFSSLHGNRGFDDFLAQADSLSAVFAALNDEDFDVREFAISVAGRLSEKNPAYVLPALRRHLIQLLTYLGQSADTKCREESAKLLGCLIRNCERLILPYIAPIHKALVARLNDGTGVNANNGIISGVLVTVGDLARVGGFAMRKYIPELMPLIVDALLDGAAVTKREVAVATLGQVVQSTGYVITPYNEYPLLLGLLLKLLNGELAWSTRREVLKVLGIMGALDPHVHKRNQQSLPGSHGDVTRSASESGQHFQSVDELPMDLWPSFATSEDYYSTVAINSLMRILRDPSLATYHLKVVGSLMFIFKSMGLGCVPYLPKVLPDLLHIVRTCDDALKDFITWKLGTLVSIVRQHIRKYLHELLVLISELWSTFSFPAAGRPQLGYPVLHLVEQLCLALNDEFRTYLPDILPCCIQVLSDAERYNDYTYVLDILRTLEVFGGTLDEHMHLLLPALIRLFKVDASVDIRRAAIKTLTKLIPRVQVAGHISSLVHHLKLVLDGKNDELRKDAVDALCCLAHALGEDFTIFIPSIHKLLLKHRLRHKEFEEIEGRLKRREPLILGSTTFQRLSRRLPVEVITDRWNDLEIDLYDNGSDMQKQLRGHQVNDGRLRTAGEASQRSTKEDWAEWMRHFSIELLKESPSPALRTCARLAQLQPFVGRELFAAGFVSCWAQLNETSQKQLVRSLEMAFSSPNIPPEILATLLNLAEFMEHDEKPLPIDIRLLGALAEKCRAFAKALHYKEMEFEGARSKKMDANPVAVVEALIHINNQLHQHEAAVGILTFAQQNMDVQLKESWYEKLQRWDDALKAYTAKASQASSPHLVLDATLGRMRCLAALAQWEELNNLCKEYWTPAEPAARLEMAPMAANAAWNMGEWDQMAEYVSRLDDGDETKLRGLGNTAASGDGSSNGTFFRAVLLVRRGKYDEAREYVERARKCLATELAALVLESYERAYSNMVRVQQLSELEEVIDYCTLPLGNPVAEGRRALIRNMWNERIQGAKRNVEVWQVLLAVRALVLPPTEDVDTWLKFASLCRKSGRISQARSTLVKLLQYDPEDVTHESLRYDGHPQVMLAYLKYQWSLGEDVKRKEAFARLQNLAIELSSPPSIQPVTPTGLMSSSSPSVPLIARVYLKLGVWNWALSPGLDDDSIQEILNAFRTATQCANKWAKAWHKWALFNTAVMSLYTVRGYASVASQFVVAAVTGYFHSIACSANTRGVDDSLQDILRLLTLWFNHGATAEVQMALQKGFAHVNINTWLVVLPQIIARIHSNNYAVRELIQSLLVRIGQSHPQALMYPLLVACKSISNLRRAAAHEVVDKVRQHSGVLVDQAQLVSKELIRVAILWHEMWHEALEEASRLYFGEHNIEGMLKVLEPLHEILEEGAKKNKTTIKERAFIEAYRHELLEAYDCCMKYKRTGKDAELTQAWDLYYHVFRRIDKQLQSLTTLDLESVSPELLECRNLELAVPGTYRAESPVVTIASFARQLVVITSKQRPRKLTIHGNDGEDYAFLLKGHEDLRQDERVMQLFGLVNTLLENSRKTEEKDLSIERYSVIPLSPNSGLIGWVPNCDTLHYLIREYRDARKITLNQEHKYMLSFAPDYDHLPLIAKVEVFEYALQNTEGNDLARVLWLKSRTSEVWLERRTNYTRSLAVMSMVGYLLGLGDRHPSNLMLNRYSGKILHIDFGDCFEASMNREKFPEKVPFRLTRMLVKAMEVSGIEGNFRSTCQNVMQVLRTHKDSVMAMMEAFVHDPLINWRLFNFNEVPQMSMLGNNNVTPVVDAEEPAQNKELPHPQRGARERELLQAVNQLGDANEVLNERAVVVMARMSNKLTGRDFSTGSTVASSSIHAIDHSTLISGESREVDHGLSVKLQVQKLIIQASSHENLCQNYVGWCPFW, from the exons ATGGCGGCCTCGGGGCAGTCCCTCAGGTTCTGCGGCCCCGGCTCTGCCGGACCCAGTGGAGGAAGTTTTGACGCGCTCAATCGCATCCTTGCTGACCTCTGCACCCGTGGCAGCCCCAAG GATGGGGCTTCGTTAGCATTGAAGAAGCATCTGGAAGAAGAAGCCCGTGACCTCAGCGGAGAAGCATTTTCGCGTTTCATGGATCAGTTGTATGATCGAATTTCATCTCTACTGGAGAGCAGTGATGTTGCAGAAAATTTGGGAGCTCTAAGAGCTATTGATGAGTTGATAGATGTGGCACTGGGAGAGAATTCCTCCAAGGTTTCGAAGTTTGCTAACTACATACGGACTGTTTTTGAGGTAAAGCGTGATCCGGATATTCTGGTGCTTGCTAGTAGAGTTCTGGGCCATCTTGCTAGGGCAGGGGGAGCAATGACTGCAGATGAAGTGGAACGCCAG ATAAAAATTGCTCTGGATTGGTTGCGGGGAGATAGAGTTGAGTATCGCCGTTTTGCCGCTGTCTTGATTTTGAAA GAAATGGCAGAAAACGCTTCAACAGTGTTCAATGTTCATGTGCCTGAATTTGTTGATGCTATTTGGGTTGCTTTGAGGGATCCAGTGTTGCCTATTCGAGAGCGAGCTGTGGAAGCTCTACGTGCTTGCCTTGGTGTTATTGAGAAACGTGAGACACGCTGGCGTGTGCAATGGTATTATCGTATGTTTGAGGCTACCCAAGATGGGTTGGGTAGAAATGCTTCCATTCACAGCATACATGGTTCTTTGCTTGCAGTTGGAGAACTTTTAAG GAATACAGGTGAATTTATGATGTCTAGGTACAGGGAAGTTGCCGAAATTGTCCTTAGATATCTTGAGCACCGGGACAGGCTGGTTCGCCTGAGCATAACTTCGCTGCTACCTCGAATTGCTCATTTTCTGCGTGATCGATTTGTCACAAACTACTTAACG ATATGTATGAATCATATTCTTGCAGTTTTGCGAATACCGGCAGAACGCTCCAGTGGTTTTATTGCCCTTGGGGAGATGGCTGGTGCTTTGGACGGGGAACTTGTCCATTATTTGCCGACAATAACGTCTCATTTACGTGATGCG ATTGCTCCACGTAGAGGTAGACCCTCTCTTGAGGCTTTGGTTTGTGTTGGAAACATAGCAAAAGCAATGGGGCCGGCTATGGAACCTCATGTTCTTGGTCTTTTGGATGTTATGTTCTCTGCTGGTCTTTCCCCTACGCTTGTTGAGGCACTTGAGCAAATAACTACCAG TATCACATCTTTGCTTCCTACCATCCAAGATCGGTTACTTGACTGCATTTCGGCGGTTCTTTCAAAATCCTACCAGTCTCAGGGAAGGTCGGCTGTTGGCATGGGTAGAGGAAATTTAATGAATGTCCCTCAGCCAGCGTCAGACCTCAGTGGTTCAGCCCTTGTGCAGCTTGCTTTGCAGACTTTAGCTCGTTTTAATTTCAAG GGCCATGACCTTCTTGAGTTTGCAAGAGAATCAGTTGTTGTATATttggatgatgatgatggagCCATCCGGAAAGATGCTGCCCTATGTTGTTGCAGATTAGTTGCAAATTCCTTTTCTGGTATGCAATATGCTTCTGGTAGGGCAAATCGGGGAAAGCGACGACGTCTTATTGAGGAG ATTGTGGAAAAGCTTCTCAGTGAAGCTGTTGCAGATGCTGATGTTATTGTTCGTCATTCAATATTTTCCTCCCTTCATGGGAATAgaggttttgatgattttttggcGCAGGCTGATAGTCTGAGCGCAGTTTTTGCTGCTTTAAATGATGAG GATTTTGATGTTCGAGAGTTTGCAATTTCTGTGGCTGGGAGGTTGTCAGAAAAAAACCCTGCTTATGTTCTTCCAGCACTTCGTCGGCATCTTATACAGTTGTTGACTTACCTGGGGCAGAG TGCAGATACCAAATGCCGGGAAGAAAGTGCGAAGTTACTGGGTTGTTTAATACGAAACTGTGAACGACTAATACTTCCATACATTGCTCCGATACACAAG GCACTTGTTGCAAGACTTAATGATGGCACTGGTGTGAACGCAAATAATGGCATTATTAGTGGAGTTCTTGTAactgttggggatctggctagAGTG GGTGGTTTTGCAATGCGAAAATACATTCCTGAGCTTATGCCTTTAATTGTTGATGCTTTATTGGATGGAGCAGCCGTCACCAAACGGGAAGTGGCTGTCGCTACTCTTGGTCAAGTTGTACAGAGCACTGG GTATGTCATAACTCCATACAATGAATATCCACTGTTACTTGGCTTACTCTTGAAGTTACTGAATGGTGAATTAGCATGGTCTACAAGACGTGAAGTACTAAAG GTTCTCGGAATTATGGGCGCTCTAGATCCTCATGTGCATAAACGAAATCAGCAAAGCCTGCCTGGGTCACATGGAGATGTTACCCGTAGTGCGAGTGAATCTGGTCAACACTTTCAGTCTGTGGATGAATTGCCTATGGACCTTTGGCCATCATTTGCAACCTCAGAAGACTATTATTCTACG GTTGCAATCAACTCGCTCATGCGTATACTTAGGGACCCTTCACTTGCTACTTACCACCTAAAGGTGGTCGGATCTCTTATGTTCATATTCAAG TCAATGGGTCTTGGTTGTGTTCCATACTTACCAAAG GTTTTACCTGATCTCTTACATATAGTCCGGACATGTGATGATGCTTTAAAGGATTTTATAACATGGAAGCTTGGCACACTAGTGTCTATTGTGCGTCAG CATATTCGGAAATATCTGCATGAGTTGCTCGTTCTAATTTCAGAACTATGGTCAACCTTCAGTTTTCCTGCTGCTGGCCGTCCTCAACTTGGTTATCCA GTTCTGCATCTGGTGGAGCAGCTTTGCTTGGCTCTCAATGATGAATTTCGAACATACCTTCCTGATATTCTTCCATGTTGTATTCAAGTTCTAAGTGATGCAGAACGGTATAACGATTATACTTATGTTCTGGACATCCTCCGTACCCTTGAAGTGTTTGGTG GAACATTGGATGAACATatgcatcttcttcttcctgcaCTCATTCGCTTGTTTAAAGTTGATGCTTCAGTGGACATAAGACGTGCTGCTATTAAAACTTTGACGAAACTTATTCCTCGTGTGCAG GTTGCTGGTCACATATCTTCTCTCGTGCATCACTTAAAGCTAGTGTTAGATGG CAAGAACGATGAGCTCCGGAAGGATGCTGTTGATGCCCTTTGTTGTCTAGCTCATGCTCTTGGGGAGGACTTCACAATTTTTATCCCATCAATACACAAACTTCTGCTGAAACATCGTTTAAGG CATAAGGAATTTGAGGAAATTGAAGGGCGGTTGAAGCGACGTGAACCTCTAATTTTGGGGAGTacaacttttcaaagattaaGCAGACGGCTTCCAGTAGAGGTTATTACTGACCGTTGGAATGATTTAGAGATTGACCTTTATGATAATGGGTCAGATATGCAGAAACAACTTCGAGGCCATCAG GTCAATGATGGTCGATTACGCACTGCTGGGGAGGCTTCTCAGCGCAGTACCAAAGAAGATTGGGCAGAATGGATGAGACATTTTAGTATTGAACTTCTGAAGGAATCTCCTTCTCCTGCCCTACGAACCTGTGCAAGGCTTGCACAGTTGCAG CCATTTGTTGGGCGGGAGCTATTTGCAGCTGGTTTTGTCAGCTGTTGGGCACAGCTGAATGAGACTAGTCAGAAACAGTTAGTTCGAAGTTTGGAGATGGCATTTTCATCCCCAAATATACCTCCTGAAATTTTGGCAACACTTCTTAATTTG GCAGAGTTCATGGAACATGATGAGAAGCCTCTTCCTATAGACATTCGCCTGCTTGGTGCTCTTGCAGAAAAG TGTCGTGCATTTGCAAAGGCATTGCATTACAAAGAAATGGAATTTGAAGGAGCTCGCTCCAAGAAGATGGATGCCAACCCTGTTGCTGTAGTTGAAGCACTTATACATATAAACAACCAGTTACACCAGCATGAG GCTGCAGTTGGAATATTGACCTTTGCCCAACAAAATATGGATGTCCAACTCAAAGAGTCATG GTATGAGAAGTTGCAGCGATGGGACGATGCTCTCAAGGCCTACACAGCAAAAGCCTCTCAAGCGTCGAGTCCACATCTTGTTTTGGATGCCACTTTAG GTCGGATGCGATGCCTTGCTGCTTTGGCACAATGGGAGGAGCTTAACAACCTGTGCAAGGAATATTGGACCCCAGCTGAACCGGCTGCTCGATTGGAAATGGCACCAATG GCTGCTAATGCTGCTTGGAACATGGGGGAGTGGGATCAAATGGCAGAATATGTGTCGCGGTTAGATGATGGTGATGAAACCAAACTTAGGGGCTTGGGGAACACTGCTGCTAGTGGTGATGGAAGCAGTAATGGCACATTCTTTAGAGCTGTTTTGTTAGTTCGAAGAGGAAAG TATGATGAAGCACGCGAGTATGTTGAAAGAGCTAGGAAATGCTTGGCAACAGAGCTTGCTGCTTTG GTTTTGGAGAGCTATGAACGTGCATATAGCAATATGGTCCGTGTTCAGCAGCTGTCAGAACTTGAAGAG GTCATTGATTATTGCACACTTCCTCTGGGAAATCCTGTTGCTGAAGGACGACGGGCCCTTATTCGCAATATGTGGAATGAGCGGATACAAGGAGCAAAACGTAATGTTGAG GTATGGCAGGTACTTTTAGCAGTTAGAGCACTTGTTCTACCTCCGACAGAAGATGTTGATACTTGGCTTAAGTTTGCTTCCCTTTGTCGGAAAAGTGGGCGAATTAGTCAGGCTAGATCTACTTTAGTCAAACTCTTACAG TATGATCCTGAAGATGTTACTCATGAAAGCCTGCGGTACGATGGGCATCCACAAGTGATGCTTGCATATTTGAAGTACCAATGGTCGCTTGGAGAGGATGTTAAGCGCAAGGAAGCATTTGCAAGGCTACAG AATTTGGCAATAGAGCTTTCAAGTCCACCTAGTATTCAACCAGTTACACCGACTGGCTTGATGAGCTCTAGTAGTCCAAGTGTTCCACTTATCGCCCGTGTGTATCTCAAATTGGGAGTCTGGAATTGGGCTCTTTCTCCTGGATTGGATGATGATTCTATACAAG AAATTCTCAATGCCTTCCGCACTGCAACTCAATGTGCCAATAAATGGGCTAAGGCATGGCACAAGTGGGCACTGTTTAATACAGCAGTGATGTCACTTTATACTGTAAGAGGTTATGCAAGTGTCGCGTCACAGTTTGTTGTTGCAGCGGTCACTGGATATTTTCACTCAATAGCATGTTCAGCGAATACCAGAGGTGTTGATGATAGTTTACAG GATATTCTTCGTCTTCTTACATTGTGGTTTAACCATGGAGCTACTGCAGAAGTGCAAATGGCACTACAGAAAGGGTTTGCACATGTTAATATTAACACATGGCTGGTGGTTTTGCCTCAAATAATCGCCAGGATACATTCTAATAACTATGCTGTGAGGGAACTGATACAGTCGCTTTTGGTGCGAATTGGACAAAGTCATCCACAG GCTCTTATGTACCCTCTTCTTGTAGCATGTAAATCAATAAGTAATTTACGTAGAGCTGCAGCTCATGAAGTGGTTGACAAAGTTCGACAGCATAGTGGTGTGCTTGTGGATCAG GCACAACTTGTGTCAAAGGAACTAATCCGGGTCGCAATACTTTGGCATGAAATGTGGCATGAGGCTCTGGAAGAAGCTAGTCGCCTGTATTTTGGCGAACATAACATTGAAGGAATGCTAAAAGTATTGGAGCCACTGCATGAAATACTTGAGGAAGGAGCTAAAAAGAACAAAACCACCATAAAAGAGAGAGCATTCATTGAG GCATATCGTCATGAATTGCTGGAGGCCTACGACTGTTGCATGAAATATAAGAGAACAGGGAAAGATGCTGAGCTTACTCAG GCTTGGGATCTTTATTATCATGTATTTAGACGAATAGATAAGCAGCTGCAGAGTCTTACTACACTGGACTTAGAG TCCGTCTCACCAGAGTTGTTGGAATGTCGTAATTTGGAGCTTGCTGTTCCTGGCACATATCGTGCTG AATCTCCAGTTGTAACAATTGCATCATTTGCGCGCCAACTTGTTGTCATAACATCCAAACAAAGACCAAGGAAATTGACGATTCATGGGAATGATGGTGAGGATTATGCCTTCTTGCTGAAGGGACATGAGGATTTGCGCCAAGATGAACGCGTCATGCAG CTTTTTGGTTTGGTGAATACGCTACTGGAGAATTCAAGAAAAACTGAGGAAAAGGATCTCTCCATTGAACGATATTCTGTCATTCCATTGTCTCCAAACAGTGGACTAATTGGTTGGGTTCCTAATTGTGACACCCTTCACTATCTCATCAGGGAGTACAGAGATGCCAGAAAG ATCACTCTAAATCAAGAACACAAGTATATGCTAAGTTTTGCTCCGGATTATGATCATTTGCCACTCATAGCTAAAGTGGAAGTATTTGAGTATGCCCTGCAAAATACAGAGGGAAATGACCTTGCAAGG GTTCTTTGGCTGAAAAGTCGCACTTCTGAGGTATGGCTGGAGAGGAGGACAAACTATACGAGAAGTTTAGCAGTCATGAGCATG GTTGGGTACCTTCTTGGCTTAGGTGATCGCCACCCAAGCAATCTTATGCTGAACCGCTATAG TGGGAAGATCTTGCACATTGATTTTGGGGACTGCTTTGAGGCCTCTATGAACCGGGAAAAGTTTCCTGAGAAG GTCCCCTTTCGGTTGACTAGAATGCTTGTGAAAGCAATGGAAGTTAGTGGTATAGAGGGCAACTTCCGTTCAACTTGTCAAAATGTGATGCAAGTTCTACGAACACATAAAGATAGCGTTATGGCAATGATGGAG GCCTTTGTCCACGATCCTCTCATCAATTGGCGTCTCTTCAACTTCAATGAAGTTCCTCAAATGTCAATGCTTGGAAATAATAATGTTACTCCTGTTGTGGATGCTGAAGAACCTGCTCAAAATAAAGAGCTTCCCCACCCTCAACGAGGTGCTCGTGAAAGGGAACTTCTTCAG GCTGTCAATCAACTGGGTGATGCTAATGAGGTCTTGAATGAGCGTGCTGTTGTTGTCATGGCTCGGATGAGTAATAAACTTACTGGACGTGACTTTTCTACCGGCTCCACTGTAGCTTCCAGTTCTATTCATGCAATTGACCACAGCACGCTGATTTCTGGAGAGAGTCGAGAAGTTGATCATGGTTTATCTGTTAAGCTGCAAGTTCAAAAGTTGATTATCCAAGCATCATCTCACGAAAATTTATGCCAAAATTATGTCGG GTGGTGTCCGTTTTGGTAA